The proteins below are encoded in one region of Paramisgurnus dabryanus chromosome 2, PD_genome_1.1, whole genome shotgun sequence:
- the casq1b gene encoding calsequestrin-1b isoform X1, with translation MKWGLVLVELLLSFGYLCWGKKGLEVPEYDGLDRVHQLTDKNYKFVMKQYSVMVIYYHKPIGLDRMAKKQFEMEELALQLLTSPAALTYQLAAQVLDDYQEEEIGFALVDSKKDAAVAKKLGLDEVDSIYIFADNEIVEYDGELAADTLVEFLYDVIEEPVEIIYNERELKGFYNIDDGIKLMGFFKSARSPHFIEYDDAAEEFHPFIKFFATFEPKIAKKLNLKLNEVDFFEPFMKDPITIPGSPYKENDIVSYIEQHHRPTLRKMEPHSMYEIWEDDINGQHIVAFAEESDPDGYEFLEILKEVAQDNTDNPHLSITWIDPDDFPLLVPYWENTFGIDLSSPQIGVVDVEDADSVWMDMDDEEDMPTAEELDTWIEEVMAGRIHPDDDDNDDDDDDDDDDDDDDDDDDDDDDDDDDDDDDDDDDDDDDDDDDDDDDDDDDDDDDDDDNDDDDDDDDDDE, from the exons ATGAAGTGGGGTTTGGTGCTGGTGGAGTTACTGCTGTCCTTTGGCTATCTGTGTTGGGGCAAAAAGGGCCTAGAAGTCCCCGAATATGACGGGCTGGACCGCGTCCATCAACTTACCGACAAAAACTACAAGTTTGTGATGAAGCAATACAGTGTCATGGTGATCTACTACCACAAACCTATCGGTTTGGACCGCATGGCCAAAAAGCAGTTTGAGATGGAGGAACTCGCTTTGCAG TTGCTAACAAGTCCCGCCGCTCTCACCTACCAG CTTGCTGCTCAAGTGCTCGATGATTACCAAGAAGAAGAAATTGGATTTGCCCTGGTGGACTCAAAGAAAGACGCTGCTGTTGCCAAGAAGCTGG GTCTGGATGAGGTGGACAGCATCTACATATTTGCTGACAATGAGATCGTGGAGTATGATGGAGAACTGGCAGCCGATACTCTTGTGGAATTCCTTTATGAT GTCATTGAGGAACCTGTGGAGATCATCTATAATGAGAGAGAGCTCAAAGGGTTTTATAATATCGATGATGGCATTAAACTGATGGGCTTCTTCAAGAGTGCAAGATCTCCAC ACTTTATTGAGTATGACGACGCAGCGGAGGAATTTCATCCTTTCATCAAGTTTTTTGCCACCTTTGAGCCAAAG ATTGCTAAAAAATTAAACCTGAAGCTGAATGAAGTGGATTTCTTTGAACCTTTCATGAAGGACCCTATCACCATCCCCGGCAGTCCTTACAAAGAAAACGACATAGTCAGCTACATCGAGCAACACCACCG TCCAACTCTAAGAAAAATGGAGCCTCACAGCATGTATGAGATCTGG GAAGATGACATTAATGGACAACACATTGTCGCCTTTGCTGAAGAGTCTGACCCTG ATGGTTATGAGTTCCTGGAAATCCTAAAAGAGGTGGCTCAAGACAACACAGACAACCCTCACTTAAGCATCACCTGGATTGATCCAGACGACTTCCCGCTG CTGGTGCCATACTGGGAGAATACCTTTGGCATTGACCTGTCATCGCCTCAGATTGGAGTGGTGGACGTGGAGGAT GCCGACAGTGTGTGGATGGACATGGATgatgaagaggacatgcccacAGCCGAGGAGTTGGACACCTGGATCGAAGAAGTGATGGCAGGCAGAATCCACCCTGATGATGATgacaatgatgatgatgatgatgacgatgATGACGATGACGACGACGATGATGACGACGACGATGATGACGACGACGATGATGACGACGACGATGATGACGACGACGATGATGACGACGACGATGATGACGACGACGATGATGACGACGACGATGATGACGACGACGACGATGACGACAACGATGATGATGACGACGATGATGACGATGATGAATAA
- the LOC141281587 gene encoding uncharacterized protein: MFPRAAPNRGEPAVTSQHGARLSSMPSGCQCVNPAAVCVSGHSGFIFLCASCAGHARPLSEEGGINITQVEPCQFGSGHRGKFKQYTKSQSREAGPPYRKLGSVETPAKRVSVGFANNKKGLQNSVLQPATPFQRRVIYHSGCWAGSNNGTRSRNSLVQGSHRMCSSSQQGVRVLQPLFHSSKERRGVTSDFRSTSSEPVCCKTKVQDVNYKADRHTNQIRGLVCDDRSKRRVFSHIYPPAAQEIPEVRLRGRGLPISGSPFRSISVTPYIYKVHGCSAGSITTPGHPCLKLHRRLANFSPIREYGSAASRCCADPYERTGVKAKCKEKHALSSTEDSFSWRYMGFNDNAGTSVPCSCGIHSFGCRQSEVRPVTHCKTISEVVGPHGSSIQCDTPWAASHETATVVAQNQRVFPEGQPVPSDQGHAQMSSCLRSLEETMVSLPRTDVGGSVPSSYADNGCFPHRLGSNYGEPSGSWIMGGQTAQLAHKLPRDDGSVLRPEMFHPSPAGPSRVSPDRQHVGSRVHQPPGGFAFTPFVQIGAPYPSVDTGEVAVPQSSVHSRVSESGSRRPVETGAEARGVEAPPSGGGVHLGEILPGGSGSVCVQRDDTLSAMVFSHTSSTAGTGCHGSAVAEATAVRFSPDRSAPGSSGEGSSQQRPLVVGSPTLAEPDMVLGPGGPPRRLTLGNTRQEGSPLSGGWLDSSPPPRVMETVGLATEGARLIESGLSAEAAETILHSRAPSTRKLYAFKWRVFTSWCSKHLHDPVNCPIGTVLEFLQEKFTAGLSPSTLKVYVAAISAYHVPLVGQSLGRDPLVVRFLRGTRRLRPVVRPRVPAWDLAVVLEGLSMAPFEPIETVPVKFVALKTVLLLAVTSLRRVGDLQALSVSPTCLEFAPGMVKAFLYPRPSYVPKVPTNVPRPVVLQALCPPPFRDRNQEKLNLVCPVRALDAYVHRSSLWRRSEQLFVCFGSPKKGLPATKQTLSKWIVETISLAYETTGRPSPIAVRAHSTRGMAASKALWLGASMQDVCDAAGWSSPLTFVRFYELDVGATPGAQVLMS; the protein is encoded by the coding sequence ATGTTTCCGAGGGCAGCCCCCAATCGGGGAGAGCCGGCAGTCACCTCACAACACGGTGCCCGTCTCTCCTCGATGCCCTCGGGATGTCAGTGTGTTAACCCCGCCGCAGTGTGTGTTTCGGGGCACAGCGGCTTCATATTCTTGTGTGCCTCGTGCGCGGGGCACGCAAGACCTCTCTCCGAGGAGGGAGGCATTAATATCACCCAGGTTGAACCCTGCCAGTTTGGTTCAGGGCACCGGGGAAAGTTTAAGCAGTACACAAAAAGCCAGTCTCGAGAGGCTGGTCCCCCTTATAGAAAATTGGGCAGCGTGGAAACTCCTGCCAAACGTGTCTCAGTGGGttttgcaaataataaaaaagggcTACAAAATTCAGTTTTGCAACCAGCCACCCCATTTCAACGGCGTGTTATCTACCATAGTGGGTGCTGGGCAGGCTCTAATAATGGAACAAGAAGTAGAAACTCTCTTGTGCAAGGAAGCCATAGAATGTGTTCCTCCTCACAACAGGGagtcagggttttacagccgctatttcatagttccaaagaaagacgggggGTTACGTCCGATTTTAGATCTACGTCATCTGAACCGGTCTGTTGCAAAACTAAAGTTCAAGATGTTAACTATAAAGCAGATCGTCACAcaaatcagatccgaggactggtTTGTGACGATAGATCTAAAAGACGCGTATTTTCACATATCTATCCTCCCGCAGCACAGGAGATTCCTGAGGTTCGCcttcgggggcgtggcttaCCAATATCGGGTTCTCCCTTTCGGTCTATCTCTGTCACCCCGTACATTTACAAAGTGCATGGATGCAGCGCTGGCTCCATTACGACTCCGGGGCATCCGTGTCTTAAACTACATAGACGATTGGCTAATTTTAGCCCAATCAGAGAGTATGGCAGCGCAGCATCGAGATGCTGTGCTGACCCATATGAGAGAACTGGGGTTAAggctaaatgcaaagaaaagcatgctctctccagtacagaggacagcttttcttggcgttatatgggattcaacgacaatgcaggcacatctgtcccctgctcgtgtggaatccattcttttggctgtaggcagagtgaagttaggccagtcacacactgtaaaacaatttcagAGGTTGTTGGGCCTCATGGCAGCAGCATCCAATGTGATACCCCTTGGGCTGCTTCACATGAGACCGCTACAGTGGTGGCTCAAAACCAAAGGGTTTTCCCCGAGGGGCAACCCGTTCCGTCTGATCAAGGTCACGCGCAGATGTCTTCGTGCCTTAGATCTTTGGAAGAGACCATGGTTTCTCTCCCAAGGACTGATGTTGGGGGCTCAGTTCCGTCGAGTTACGCTGACAACGGATGCTTCCCTCACAGGCTGGGGAGCAACTATGGGGAGCCATCTGGCTCATGGATTATGGGGGGCCAGACAGCTCagctggcacataaattgcctagAGATGATGGCAGTGTTCTACGCCCTGAGATGTTTCATCCCTCACCTGCGGGGCCATCACGTGTTAGTCCGGACAGACAACACGTCGGTAGTCGCGTACATCAACCACCAGGGGGGTTTGCGTTCACGCCCTTTGTACAAATTGGCGCGCCATATCCTTCTGTGGACACAGGGGAAGTTGCTGTCCCTCAGAGCAGTGTACATTCCCGGGTGTCTGAATCAGGGAGCAGACGTCCTGTCGAGACAGGGGCTGAGGCCCGGGGAGTGGAGGCTCCACCCTCAGGTGGTGGAGTCCATCTGGGCGAGATTTTACCAGGCGGaagtggatctgtttgcgtccagAGAGACGACACACTGTCCGCTATGGTTTTCTCTCACACTTCCAGCACCGCTGGGACTGGATGCCATGGTTCAGCCGTGGCCGAGGCTACGGCTGTACGCTTTTCCCCCGATCGCTCTGCTCCCGGGAGTTCTGGAGAGGGTTCGTCGCAACAACGTCCGCTTGTTGTTGGTAGCCCCACTCTGGCCGAACCGGATATGGTTCTCGGACCTGGTGGCCCTCCTCGACGGCTCACCTTGGGAAATACCCGTCAGGAGGGATCTCCTCTCTCTGGCGGGTGGCTCGATTCTTCACCCCCGCCCAGAGTTATGGAAACTGTGGGTCTGGCCACTGAGGGGGCCAGACTCATAGAATCTGGTCTCTCAGCTGAGGCTGCTGAGACCATTCTTCACTCCAGAGCTCCCTCCACGAGGAAGCTTTATGCCTTTAAATGGAGAGTCTTTACTTCCTGGTGCAGCAAACACCTGCATGACCCTGTGAACTGCCCAATTGGTACAGTCTTGGAGTTTCTGCAGGAAAAGTTCACCGCAGGGTTATCTCCTTCTACACTGAAGGTGTATGTGGCGGCCATCTCGGCTTACCATGTTCCTTTGGTCGGGCAATCCCTTGGGAGAGACCCGCTGGTGGTTCGCTTCCTTCGTGGCACTCGGAGGCTGAGGCCTGTAGTCCGACCCAGGGTCCCAGCTTGGGACCTGGCCGTTGTGCTGGAAGGTCTGTCCATGGCTCCGTTTGAGCCCATTGAGACCGTTCCAGTCAAGTTTGTGGCACTTAAGACAGTACTTCTGTTGGCAgtcacttctctgaggagagtggGTGACCTTCAGGCCCTGTCGGTTTCCCCTACGTGCCTTGAATTCGCACCGGGGATGGTTAAGGCTTTCTTGTACCCAAGGCCCAGCTATGTGCCTAAGGTACCGACTAATGTGCCACGACCTGTCGTACTTCAGGCCCTCTGTCCTCCCCCATTTAGGGATAGGAATCAGGAAAAGCTTAACTTGGTGTGTCCAGTGCGAGCACTGGATGCCTATGTTCACAGATCTTCTTTGTGGAGGAGGTCTGAGCAACTGTTTGTGTGCTTTGGCTCGCCCAAGAAAGGCCTGCCGGCGACCAAGCAGACACTCAGTAAGTGGATAGTTGAGACTATCTCTCTGGCCTATGAGACCACTGGACGGCCTTCACCTATCGCCGTCAGGGCTCATTCTACCCGGGGTATGGCAGCCTCTAAGGCCTTGTGGCTAGGGGCTTCAATGCAGGATGTCTGTGATGCGGCAGGCTGGTCCTCTCCGCTCACATTCGTTCGGTTTTACGAGTTAGATGTTGGTGCTACGCCTGGAGCCCAGGTGCTCATGTCTTAA
- the casq1b gene encoding calsequestrin-1b isoform X2: MKWGLVLVELLLSFGYLCWGKKGLEVPEYDGLDRVHQLTDKNYKFVMKQYSVMVIYYHKPIGLDRMAKKQFEMEELALQLAAQVLDDYQEEEIGFALVDSKKDAAVAKKLGLDEVDSIYIFADNEIVEYDGELAADTLVEFLYDVIEEPVEIIYNERELKGFYNIDDGIKLMGFFKSARSPHFIEYDDAAEEFHPFIKFFATFEPKIAKKLNLKLNEVDFFEPFMKDPITIPGSPYKENDIVSYIEQHHRPTLRKMEPHSMYEIWEDDINGQHIVAFAEESDPDGYEFLEILKEVAQDNTDNPHLSITWIDPDDFPLLVPYWENTFGIDLSSPQIGVVDVEDADSVWMDMDDEEDMPTAEELDTWIEEVMAGRIHPDDDDNDDDDDDDDDDDDDDDDDDDDDDDDDDDDDDDDDDDDDDDDDDDDDDDDDDDDDDDDDNDDDDDDDDDDE, from the exons ATGAAGTGGGGTTTGGTGCTGGTGGAGTTACTGCTGTCCTTTGGCTATCTGTGTTGGGGCAAAAAGGGCCTAGAAGTCCCCGAATATGACGGGCTGGACCGCGTCCATCAACTTACCGACAAAAACTACAAGTTTGTGATGAAGCAATACAGTGTCATGGTGATCTACTACCACAAACCTATCGGTTTGGACCGCATGGCCAAAAAGCAGTTTGAGATGGAGGAACTCGCTTTGCAG CTTGCTGCTCAAGTGCTCGATGATTACCAAGAAGAAGAAATTGGATTTGCCCTGGTGGACTCAAAGAAAGACGCTGCTGTTGCCAAGAAGCTGG GTCTGGATGAGGTGGACAGCATCTACATATTTGCTGACAATGAGATCGTGGAGTATGATGGAGAACTGGCAGCCGATACTCTTGTGGAATTCCTTTATGAT GTCATTGAGGAACCTGTGGAGATCATCTATAATGAGAGAGAGCTCAAAGGGTTTTATAATATCGATGATGGCATTAAACTGATGGGCTTCTTCAAGAGTGCAAGATCTCCAC ACTTTATTGAGTATGACGACGCAGCGGAGGAATTTCATCCTTTCATCAAGTTTTTTGCCACCTTTGAGCCAAAG ATTGCTAAAAAATTAAACCTGAAGCTGAATGAAGTGGATTTCTTTGAACCTTTCATGAAGGACCCTATCACCATCCCCGGCAGTCCTTACAAAGAAAACGACATAGTCAGCTACATCGAGCAACACCACCG TCCAACTCTAAGAAAAATGGAGCCTCACAGCATGTATGAGATCTGG GAAGATGACATTAATGGACAACACATTGTCGCCTTTGCTGAAGAGTCTGACCCTG ATGGTTATGAGTTCCTGGAAATCCTAAAAGAGGTGGCTCAAGACAACACAGACAACCCTCACTTAAGCATCACCTGGATTGATCCAGACGACTTCCCGCTG CTGGTGCCATACTGGGAGAATACCTTTGGCATTGACCTGTCATCGCCTCAGATTGGAGTGGTGGACGTGGAGGAT GCCGACAGTGTGTGGATGGACATGGATgatgaagaggacatgcccacAGCCGAGGAGTTGGACACCTGGATCGAAGAAGTGATGGCAGGCAGAATCCACCCTGATGATGATgacaatgatgatgatgatgatgacgatgATGACGATGACGACGACGATGATGACGACGACGATGATGACGACGACGATGATGACGACGACGATGATGACGACGACGATGATGACGACGACGATGATGACGACGACGATGATGACGACGACGATGATGACGACGACGACGATGACGACAACGATGATGATGACGACGATGATGACGATGATGAATAA